In Nitrosomonas stercoris, the genomic stretch TGATTCATGAAAACAATGACACAACTTGGTGTCAACCTTGTGTATCGCCTGTATGGGATACGGTATTGTCTGCTCAGGCGTTGCTGGAAGACAGACGTATGAGTATTGAGCCAGTGCGCCGTGCGCTTGATTGGGTCATACCATTACAAGTGTTGGATCAACCAGGAGATTGGCGGGATAGTTGTCCGCATTTACCTGGGGGGGGATGGGCATTCCAATATGCCAATCCGCATTATCCTGATCTGGATGATACAGCAGTAGCTGCCTGGGCTTTATTTCAGGCGGATAAAGAAAAATATCACTTTGCTATTACGCGCGCAGCGGATTGGTTGGCAGGCATGCAATCTAAAAATGGTGGTTTTGCTGCGTTTGATATGGATAATGAATATTACTATATAAATGAAATTCCATTTGCAGATCATGGCGCATTATTGGACCCACCAACAAGTGACGTAACGGCGCGTTGTGTGGGATTTCTTGCTTTGAATGGAGAGGAACGTCATCAAAAAGCAGTACAACGCGGCATACAATTTTTACTCAAAGAACAGGAATCTAGTGGTGCCTGGTTTGGTCGTTGGGGCAGTAACTATATTTATGGCACCTGGTCGGTATTGGCAGCTTTTGAATTGGCACAGCTAGAACGTTCACATCCGGCTATTCAACGCGCAGTGCAATGGCTGAAGTCGGTACAAAATGCAGATGGTGGATGGGGCGAAACCAATGATTCCTATTTTGATCCGCAGCAAGCTGGTCGAATGGAAGTCAGTACTTCATTTCAGACTGCTTGGGCATTACTGGCACTAATGGCGGTAGGTGAGGTGGCCAGTGACACTGTCGAAGAAGGAATTAATTATTTAATCAAGACGCAGGTAGCGACCGGATTATGGGAAGAACCGTGGTTTACAGCTCCTGGTTTCCCAAGAGTGTTTTATCTAAAATACCATGGTTATTCCAAGTTTTTTCCATTATGGGCGTTGAGTCGCTACCATACCTTGACCAGTAGCTAATCAACAGCATGAAGCGGATTGGTATTATTGTTGCCCTGCGTGCAGAAGCGCGTTGTATTACGCGTCGTTATGTGCCATTTAATCAAACCGTCGCACTAGATGACAAGATACTAATCAGAATATGCGGCATGGGAAATGAGGCTGCTTATACTGCTGCCGCGGAATTGTATAATCGGGAAGCAGTTGTTGGATTGGTGAGTTTTGGGGTGGCAGGTGCCCTAGATGAAAGCTTGCAACCGGGGTGCCTGGTATTACCTGAAACTGTGCTAATGAGTGAACAACAATATGCAACAAGTGACGGGTGGCGGACACGTATTCAACATTGTTTACCGGCACATATCGCCATAACCCATAAGCCATTGATTACCAGTCGTGAGGTGTTGGCGACGACAACAGCCAAACATGCACTTGCTACGCGTAGCGGTGGCTGTGCGGTAGATATGGAAAGTGGTGCGATAGCTACTGTTGCTGCGGAAAAAAATATTCCATTTATTACGATACGTGCAATTGCTGATCCAGTAGAATTTTCTCCTCCCGCAGTATTAATGCAAGCATTACAACCGGATGGCAGAATTAAGCTATTACCTCTGCTTACCTTATTAGCCAAACGTTCGCTAACTTTACGTGAATTATTGCAGCTTGCTCCGGGGATGCGCGCTGCTTGCAAAACATTACAACAAGTGATGCAATATGCGCAGCATGAATTGAAAGATCCCTTAAATTAACGTCATATACGTCCTTAATGGCGAAAGATAGGATAGATTTTCAGAGGTTTTTCAGAGCAGCAAAATTGCAATATGCATAACGGTAATTAAAGTAGTCGTCGCAAATCTCCACGTGCGAAACCAAGGGTGGCTGCATGGATATCCACTCCCTTACTTAAGCCCATTACTTTAAATAACTCCCCCATTTCTGCAGGACTAACAAGCTGTTGCACCTGATTTGCCAGTGGAAAATAATGATCAGTGTGATCTGCTGGAGTATCTGCCAGTAAATCAGTAATTCCGCAATTAATCAGAAAATGTGCTTGGGTGGTATAGCCTGTTAAACGTAAATCGGCTTCCTGTGCTGTTTGAGCAACAGCACTGAAATCAACGTGGCTGGTAATATCTTGCAAGCCGGGCAGGAAGAACGGGTCCCCATGCGCATAATGTCGATAATGACACATCAATGTGCCTTGCGAGCGCTGTGCATGGTAATACTCATTCTGTCCGAAACCGTAATCAACGAGTAGGATCATCCCTTGTTGCAAGCTATCAGCAATGGAGCGCATAAAATGACGGTTAGCCAGACTAATTTCGCTATTGTAATCATGAGCGTAACGAGCTTGCTCAGCAGGCGGAAGTTGTTGCGCGATAGTAAACAATTCTCCTGTTGTTAACGGCTGTTCTTGCCACGACAGCTGTTGATTTTGCCAGATTACACCACGTTCTAGAATGTGATTATCTTTCCAGGAAATTAAATGTACTGGCATAGCATCGAGCACTTCATTGGCAATAATGACACCTGTAAATCGATCGGGTAGCGTGGTGAGCCAGCGTATCCGTGCAGCAAGGTGTGGAATGTGTTGCTCAAATAGTGTACGTTGTCGTTGCTGTAAATCAGCACTGAGATCGAGAATATTATAGTATTCTGGCAGTGCTCCCAGCATCTCAAGTGTTTGTAGCAGTGCCACAGCTAATTTTCCTGAACCGGCACCAAACTCCAGGATAGCCCCGTTTTGCATTGTCTGCAGGACAGTAGCAACTTGGCGTGCTAATGTTTGCCCAAACAAAGGCGATATTTCAGGTGCGGTGACAAAATCTCCCTGTGCACCGAATTTTGCAGCACCCCCACTGTAGTAGCCAATTGTAGGAGTGTATAAAACAGTTTCCATGTAATCCGCAAATGAGAGCCAGCCTCCAGCTTGCGAAATTTGATCACGTAGTATCGTTTTTAAAGTATCACTGTACTGTTGTTCTGCAGAGGTAGGTTGCGGTAGGGCCACGGATATTGTTAATAGTAAAAAAGTTTATGATAGTTTGTTATGCCGCAGTGTAGCGCAAATAGAAGGAGTATTTGTGAGAGATAAAGTCATTCTAGTAACTGGCGGAGCACGACGCGTGGGAGCAGCCATTTGTCGCTTGTTGCATCGTAAAGGAGCACAGTTGGTTGTACATTATCGTTATTCATTGCTGGAAGCGCAGCGATTACAGCAGGAGCTTGAACAGCAACGTTCAGATTCAGTCATGTTATTACAGGGAGATTTGTTGAATATTGCAAGTATTCCGACGTTGGTTGAGCAAATCTATTCACATTTTGGCGGACTAGATGCGTTAGTGAATAATGCTTCTAGTTTTTTTCCAACTTTGATGGGCTCATACACAGAACGAGACTGGGACGATCTGATTGGTAGTAATTTAAAGGCACCACTTTTTTTATCGCAGGCAGCCGCGCCGTATTTGAAGAAAAATCAAGGAAGTATCATCAATATCGTGGATATTCATGCTGATTATCCGCTTAGGCGCTACGTTATCTATAATTCTGCTAAAGGAGGGTTAGCTGCGTTAACACGCTCGTTAGCAGTAGAACTGGCACCAGAGATTCGTGTAAATGGTGTTGCACCTGGACCGATTCTCTGGCCAGAAACAGAGGAGTGGCAAGATGATGTCATGCGTGCGCACATTATTGATCGGACTTTACTCAAACGCATGGGAGAACCAGAAGATATTGCACGAACAGTTAGTTTCCTGATTCAAGATGCGCCCTTCATTACTGGGCAGATTATCGCTGTTGATGGTGGGCGCAGTATTA encodes the following:
- a CDS encoding 5'-methylthioadenosineS-adenosylhomocysteine is translated as MKRIGIIVALRAEARCITRRYVPFNQTVALDDKILIRICGMGNEAAYTAAAELYNREAVVGLVSFGVAGALDESLQPGCLVLPETVLMSEQQYATSDGWRTRIQHCLPAHIAITHKPLITSREVLATTTAKHALATRSGGCAVDMESGAIATVAAEKNIPFITIRAIADPVEFSPPAVLMQALQPDGRIKLLPLLTLLAKRSLTLRELLQLAPGMRAACKTLQQVMQYAQHELKDPLN
- a CDS encoding 3-oxoacyl-[acyl-carrier-protein] reductase FabG is translated as MRDKVILVTGGARRVGAAICRLLHRKGAQLVVHYRYSLLEAQRLQQELEQQRSDSVMLLQGDLLNIASIPTLVEQIYSHFGGLDALVNNASSFFPTLMGSYTERDWDDLIGSNLKAPLFLSQAAAPYLKKNQGSIINIVDIHADYPLRRYVIYNSAKGGLAALTRSLAVELAPEIRVNGVAPGPILWPETEEWQDDVMRAHIIDRTLLKRMGEPEDIARTVSFLIQDAPFITGQIIAVDGGRSINLC
- a CDS encoding squalene--hopene cyclase; this translates as MSIFKMFSKFSLRKPSLSDGATANSVFEEREEEVSAMATLDQAIIRARTALLEQQQPDGHWCFPLEADCTIPAEYILMMHFMGDVDSEVERRIANFLRAQQVIDGHGGWPLYYGGDFDMSCSVKTYYALKLAGDSPEAPHMMQARTAILERGGAARSNVFTRLLLAMYQQIPWRGVPLVPVEIILFPRWFPFHLSKVAYWSRTVVMPLSILCSLKAKAVNPLDVHIQELFTIDPQQERNYFPVRTPLNRLFLYLERIAFTLEPLIPAFIRRKALQKAEQWTIERLNGEDGIGAIFPAMVNAYEALVLLGHDKNDPLLQLCRQSIDKLLIHENNDTTWCQPCVSPVWDTVLSAQALLEDRRMSIEPVRRALDWVIPLQVLDQPGDWRDSCPHLPGGGWAFQYANPHYPDLDDTAVAAWALFQADKEKYHFAITRAADWLAGMQSKNGGFAAFDMDNEYYYINEIPFADHGALLDPPTSDVTARCVGFLALNGEERHQKAVQRGIQFLLKEQESSGAWFGRWGSNYIYGTWSVLAAFELAQLERSHPAIQRAVQWLKSVQNADGGWGETNDSYFDPQQAGRMEVSTSFQTAWALLALMAVGEVASDTVEEGINYLIKTQVATGLWEEPWFTAPGFPRVFYLKYHGYSKFFPLWALSRYHTLTSS